The proteins below come from a single Myripristis murdjan chromosome 10, fMyrMur1.1, whole genome shotgun sequence genomic window:
- the fosl1a gene encoding fos-related antigen 1a — MYRSFGNPGRGNPMYTNSNTGSGAASQGTSTPTTQQEQKFTMAGSSQFVPSLNAITSNQDLQWLVQPSLMAPPGPSRSPRPPYPPLSGARPMSHSPSQPHFLRPGVIRAAANSPGSTRRRNDEHLSSEELERRRIRRERNKLAAAKCRNRRRELTDTLQNETDQLEGEKSRLQKEIAELQKEKDKLELVLEAHRPICKIEDSDSDSDPHPALSSLGGIKMEQGDSSRPGPSKKPQMKQERPKPHITLPAKPVASSASAVAPESESLHTPILMSTPSLTPLTASLVFTYPSASLDTSASVPSQTTSQSSLNQDSAQQSRNPEPCGIAHRRSSSSGDQSDHSLHSPTILTL; from the exons ATGTATCGGAGCTTTGGAAATCCAGGAAGAGGCAACCCGATGTACACGAACAGCAACACCGGGTCAGGCGCTGCGTCTCAGGGTACCAGCACCCCCACCACACAGCAGGAGCAG aaattcACCATGGCAGGCAGCAGTCAATTTGTGCCAAGTCTCAATGCCATCACAAGCAACCAAGATCTCCAGTGGCTGGTCCAGCCCTCCCTGATGGCTCCGCCAGGCCCCTCACGGTCTCCACGGCCTCCTTACCCTCCTTTGTCAGGGGCCCGGCCCAtgtctcactctccctcccaGCCACATTTTTTGCGCCCAGGGGTCATAAGAGCAGCTGCAAATTCTCCAGGGTCAACAAGACGCAGGAATGATGAGCAT ttatcatcagaagagctggaGAGACGGAGGATAAGGAGAGAGCGGAATAAACTGGCAGCTGCGAAGTGTCGTAATCGTCGTCGGGAgctgacagacacactgcaaaat GAGACTGACCAGTTGGAAGGTGAAAAATCCCGTTTACAGAAGGAAATTGCCGAActgcaaaaagagaaagacaagctGGAGCTGGTCCTGGAAGCCCACCGTCCCATTTGTAAAATTGAGGACTCTGATTCGGATTCAGACCCGCACCCGGCGCTGTCCTCCTTGGGTGGAATCAAAATGGAACAGGGGGACTCCAGCCGACCTGGGCCCTCGAAGAAACCCCAAATGAAGCAGGAAAGACCCAAACCGCACATTACACTCCCCGCCAAGCCCGTGGCATCATCTGCCTCCGCTGTTGCACCTGAATCAGAGTCACTACACACCCCAATTCTCATGTCCACCCCGTCCCTTACTCCTCTCACAGCCAGCTTGGTTTTCACCTACCCCTCTGCCTCTTTAGACACCAGTGCCTCTGTCCCATCCCAAACTACTTCACAGTCCTCTTTGAACCAGGATAGTGCTCAGCAGTCTCGAAACCCCGAGCCCTGTGGCATCGCCCAtcgccgcagcagcagcagcggtgaCCAGTCAGATCACTCCCTGCACTCCCCGACTATCCTCACACTGTGA
- the ccdc85b gene encoding coiled-coil domain-containing protein 85B, with protein MGSDSEIYNRELSKMSDDDLLACSKEELVSRLRKEESEKISALIQRGRLIKEVNKQLQGHLLEIRELKVINQRLQEENTELRDLCCFLDDDRLKVKKLAREWQLFGHHAAKVMREDLGGYLKKLADLERMQDGLVKENLDLKELCLVLEEECVSRSDSSSGGSAELNLPCMVARDLGDGSSSTGSVGSPDQLHLVCSPDD; from the coding sequence ATGGGGAGCGACAGTGAGATTTATAACAGAGAATTGTCAAAGATGTCCGACGACGATTTGTTGGCATGCTCCAAGGAAGAGCTAGTGAGTCGGCTGCGTAAAGAGGAGTCGGAGAAAATATCCGCTCTCATTCAGCGCGGACGGCTGATAAAAGAAGTCAATAAACAATTACAGGGACACCTCCTTGAAATCAGGGAATTGAAGGTCATCAATCAGCGTCTGCAAGAGGAAAACACGGAGCTGCGTGATTTGTGCTGCTTCCTCGACGATGATCGGCTCAAAGTGAAGAAGCTGGCCAGGGAATGGCAGCTGTTCGGGCATCACGCAGCCAAAGTGATGCGGGAGGACCTGGGCGGATACTTGAAAAAATTGGCTGACCTGGAGCGCATGCAGGACGGGCTGGTGAAGGAGAATTTGGACCTGAAGGAACTGTGTTTGGTCCTGGAGGAGGAGTGTGTCAGTAGAAGTGACTCCAGCTCCGGTGGGTCAGCTGAGCTCAACCTGCCTTGCATGGTGGCCCGGGACCTGGGAGACGGAAGCTCCAGCACCGGTAGCGTCGGGAGTCCGGACCAGCTCCATCTGGTGTGCTCTCCTGATGACTGA
- the fibpa gene encoding fibroblast growth factor (acidic) intracellular binding protein a: protein MSVELDVFVGNTTIMDEEVYQLWLDGHTVNDAVKVRMEGGVLDECEASADVLLSDTMDQYRTFQMCERLLYSPAKLANQLLFQIPPHRQAMLIERYYAFDDVFVREVLGKKLSKGTKKDLDDVSAKTGVTLKSCRRQFDNFKRVFKVVEELKGPLVENIRQHFLLSDKLARDYAAIVFFANNRFETGKRKLQYLTFQDFAFCAGQLINNWTVGAVDNMVEDMDVDLDKEFLQELKELKILITDKDLLDQHKSLVCTALRGKTKAFNEMEANFKNLSRGLVNIAAKLTNTKDVRDFFIDLVEKFIEPCRSDRWTAADMRIYLTHYHNSAHILDTFKHQVVWDRYMGVVKSCIFKMYHD from the exons ATGTCAGTAGAGCTTGATGTGTTTGTGGGTAACACCACCATCATGGATGAGGAGGTGTATCAGCTCTGGTTGGATGGCCACACAG TGAACGACGCAGTGAAGGTGCGAATGGAAGGAGGCGTGCTGGATGAGTGCGAGGCGAGTGCAGATGTCCTACTGAGCGACACCATGGACCAGTACAGAACTTTCCAGATGTGTGAGCGTCTCCTGTACAGCCCTGCCAAACTGGCCAACCAGCTCCTGTTCCAGATTCCACCTCATCGCCAAGCCATGCTCATCGAGAG ATACTATGCgtttgatgatgtgtttgtCCGAGAAGTTCTGGGGAAGAAACTCTCAAAAGGAACCAAGAAGGACTTGGATGACGTCAGTGCAAAGACAGGTGTAACGCTGAAAAGCTGCAGACGGCAG TTTGACAACTTCAAGCGTGTTTTCAAAGttgtggaggagctgaagggaCCCCTGGTGGAGAACATTCGtcaacattttcttctctctgacAAACTGGCAAG GGATTATGCCGCCATAGTTTTCTTTGCCAACAATCGCTTTGAGACGGGGAAAAGAAAGCTGCAGTATCTCACATTCCAGGACTTTGCCTTCTGTGCCGGACAACTCATCAACAACTGGACGGTTGGGGCCGTCG ATAACATGGTGGAAGACATGGACGTAGATCTTGATAAAGAATTTTTGCAAGAGCTGAAAGAACTGAAGATTTTAATCACTGACAAAGATCTACTGGATCAACATAAAAG TCTGGTTTGCACGGCTCTCAGGGGAAAGACGAAAGCATTTAATGAGATGGAGGCGAACTTCAAG AATCTTTCCAGAGGCCTTGTCAACATTGCCGCAAAGTTAACCAACACAAAAGATGTCCGAGATTTCTTCATTGATCTTGTGGAGAag ttTATTGAGCCGTGCCGCTCAGACCGATGGACAGCTGCGGACATGAGAATCTACCTCACTCACTACCACAACTCCGCACACATACTTGACACATTCAA acaTCAGGTTGTGTGGGACAGATACATGGGCGTCGTCAAAAGCTGTATCTTCAAAATGTACCACGACTGA
- the yif1a gene encoding protein YIF1A: MDLPHHGYRATKPRARAGPPAGDPLLFDDTSSSTPAMNTQGYYTPGYNMGAPAGGPQGGAQVNNLFADPMANAAMMYGSSLANQGKDMVNKEISRFMSVNKLKYFFAVDTKYVMKKLMLLMFPYTHQDWEVRYHRDTPLTPRQDVNAPDLYIPTMAFITYILLAGMALGIQKRFSPEVLGLCASTALVWVIIEVLVMLLSLYLLTVHTDLSTFDLIAYSGYKYVGMIFTVLCGLLFGSDGYFVALAWSSCALMFFIVRSLKMKILSSLSSDSMGAGASAKPRLRLYITVATAAFQPIIIYWLTSHLVR, encoded by the exons ATGGACCTGCCACACCATGGGTATCGAGCAA CTAAGCCAAGGGCTCGTGCCGGCCCCCCAGCAGGAGATCCCCTTCTGTTTGATGACACCAGCTCCTCAACACCAGCAATGAACACTCAGGGGTACTACACTCCTGGGTACAACATGGGAGCGCCTGCAGGTGGCCCGCAGGGGGGGGCTCAGGTGAACAACCTGTTTGCTGACCCAATGGCCAATGCTGCAATGATGTATGGCTCCTCCCTGGCCAACCAGGGAAAGGATATGGTGAACAAAGAG ATCAGCAGATTCATGTCCGTGAACAAGCTGAAATACTTCTTTGCTGTTGACACCAAATATGTCATGAAGAAACTCATGCTGCTCATGTTCCCCTATACACACCAG GACTGGGAGGTTCGATACCACCGGGACACTCCACTGACACCAAGACAGGATGTGAATGCACCTGATCTTTACATACCAA CAATGGCTTTCATTACCTACATTTTACTTGCTGGAATGGCCCTTGGCATTCAAAAAAG GTTCAGTCCAGAAGTGCTTGGATTGTGTGCCAGCACTGCCCTCGTGTGGGTGATCATCGAGGTCCTGGTGATGTTGCTGAGTTTGTACCTGCTTACAGTTCACACCGATCTCTCAACCTTTGATCTCATCGCCTACAGTGGATACAAATATGTTGG GATGATCTTCACAGTGCTGTGTGGCTTACTTTTTGGCAGTGATGGTTATTTCGTGGCTCTTGCCTGGTCCTCTTGTGCTCTTATGTTCTTTATC GTTCGATCCCTGAAAATGAAGATactttcatctctctcctctgactCCATGGGGGCTGGAGCAAGTGCCAAACCTCGTCTTCGCCTTTATATCACCGTGGCCACCGCTGCCTTCCAGCCGATCATCATATACTGGTTAACCTCTCACTTGGTCAGGTGA